CCTCTAGTCCATGCCCGCAAGCTTCGTGAAATATTACTCCACCAAATTTATTATCAAGAACGACAGGAAACTTTCCACTAGGAGCTGATTTTGCATCTAGCATAGTTATAGCAACTCTAGATGCTTCATTGGCGATATCTTCTACAGATATTTCATCATAAAGCTCGAAACCTTTTCCAGAGCCTTTTCCAATCATTCCATGCTCCATTTTTTCATCACGCTTGGCAACTGAATTCACGATAAATCTAGTTCTAGTTCTGCTATCTTGCACAAATTTGCCATTTGAATTTGCGATTAGAACATTTTGAGTATAATCAAGATAATTAACTCTCACTTGATGAATTAAATTTGAGTATGAAGATGCTGATTCATGAGCCTTTCTCATAAGCTCGATTTTTACTGATTTTTCTACATCCTGAGGGGATATCATAACAGGATGAACAACGCTAGGATTTTCCATAACAAAATCAATATTTAAATTTTGTGGTAGACCTTTTAAAGACTTTGAAGCGTTTTGTGCTAATTTAATAAGGGTATCTCTGTCTTTTTTATGAGAATAGGTATATACGCTGTTAAATCCATTAAAAATTCTTATACCCACACCACCAGTTCTTCCAGTGAGGGAGCGTTCTATTTTGCCTTCTATCATTCCGATAGTATTATCTAATCTGTCTTCTACAAAAATCTCAGCAAAATCACCACCAAAAGACAGTGCTGCTGTGAGTACATCGTGTACCAGTCTTTGATCTAGCATAGTATTCTCCTTTTTATAAATTTTCGAATAATTCAATATTTATATTATTGTAACCAATAATCATAAACATAACAATAATATTTTAAAACATATAAAAAATATTATATGAAAATATCCTGCTTAATAACTTTGTTATGTAATATTATATAAATAGCATAAAAACATTACATTATCAAATTAATCACTTTAATTGAAAAATTAAATTCATTTTATTGTAAGCAAAGTTGTGTATAATGAATTTATTAAAATTTATAATAAGACCTCGGCATATTGGAAATAAATATTAATTGTTGTATTCACAATAAAAGAAGGGATGATAAAAATGAAATATATTGATATGCACTGCGATACAATACTTACTGTTCCAGATGATGGCAGCTCTGAATTACTTATTAACAATCCAAAAGCAAGTGTGGATTTTGACAGATTAAGACAATCTGATGCTATGGCACAGTTTTATGCAATTTTTCTTATGAATGAAGAAATGTTTAAAGAAGAAGGTAAAAAGTACATTCCTGATGATGAGTATATTCTTAGGTCTGTTAATATGCTAAAAGAAGCAGTCAAAAATACAAACTATATGGAAATGGCATATAACTATAATGATTTGATGAATAATAGCTCAAATGATAAAATCTCAGCTTTACTCACCATAGAAGATGGACGCTCAGCAACTAGCATAGAAAAAATTAAGCGCTACCATGATTTAGGAATACGCCTTATTACCCTTACTTGGAATTTTGAAAATAGCATAGGATATCCTAACTCTGATGACAAAACTATAATGCAAAAAGGACTGAAAAACTATGGATTTAAAGCTGTAGAATACATGAATGAAATAGGTATGCTTGTAGATGTTTCACACCTTTCAGATGGAGGGTTTTATGATGTAGCAAGCATAGCGAAAAAGCCTTTTGTAGCATCTCATTCAAATTCAAGAGCACTATCACCACATAATAGAAACCTTACAGATGAAATGATTAAAATAATAGCAGAAAAAGGTGGAGCTATAGGTCTAAACTTTGCGCCAGAGTTTTTAGCTAAAGATATTACAAATACACATAGTAAAATAGAGCTTATGATAAATCATTTAAACTATATTAAAAATATAGGTGGAGAAGATGTAATTGCGCTAGGCTCAGATTTTGATGGAATACAAGGCAACTTAGAAATAAGTGGTTCTCACGAAATGCCAAAATTATTTGATGCATTAAAAAATAATGGCTGGAGTGAAACACAGCTAGAAAAATTGACACAAAAAAACATGCTAAGAGTTATAAAAGAAACTTTGAAATAATAATTTAGCTCTAGGATTAGTATGCGACATAAATGTGCATATATTGTCGGATTTGATTTTCTTGCTTTTGATAATATTGATATAGAAAGGAGGTTGTTTTATGGATACCTTGACGAGCATGAATAAAGCTCTAGAGTATATTGAAGAAAATTTAACTGATGAGCTTGATTATAGTCAAATTTCTAAAATAGCATTTTGCTCAGAATATCATTTTAAGAGAATGTTCTCATTTTTAGCAGGGATAAGTTTATCAGAGTATATTCGAAGAAGAAGGCTAACTTTAGCAGCGAGTGAATTAAAGAACAAGAATTTAAGAATTATCGATATAGCCGTAAAATATGGATACATTTCGGCGGATTCATTTAGTAGAGCTTTTCAAAATCTACACGGAATATTGCCTTCAGAAGCTAGAAAAGAAGATGCTCAAATAAAAGCGTATCCGAAGATGACCTTCCAGCTATCAATTAAAGGAGGAAATGAAATGAATTACAAAATCGTAGAGAAACAATCATTTAAAATAGTGGGATTTAAAAAAAGAGTGTCAATGGTGTTTAAAGGTATAAATCCTGAAATTGCAGATATGACGAGCCTTTTAACACCAGAAATTATAAAGCAGCTTAAATCAATTTCAAATGTCGAACCACTAGGAATAATAAGTGCATCCACAAATTTTTCCGAAGAAAGGATGGAAGGAAAAGGTGAGCTCGATCATTATATTGGAGTAGCTAGTAATAGCGATGACACTGCTTCCTTTGATGTATTAAATGTAAATTCAGGAACTTGGGCAGTATTTGAAGCAATTGGACCGTTTCCAGAGACTTTGCAGGATGTTTGGGGAAGAATATATTCAGAATGGTTTCCGTCTTCAGGCTACGAGACCGTGATAGGACCAGAAATTTTATGGAATGAAAATCCCGACACTGGAAATCCAAAATATAAAAGTCAAATTTGGATTCCAGTGAGGAAGAAAGCTTAATAGAGAATTATTTCTTGGCTAAGATAGTATATATTGAATCATTGATTCTAGTGATTTTTGTAGATTTAAATCCAGAATTCAGCAGTGACTGTTCAAGGTCAGTTGATGATATTCGTATATCCATTGGAGGTCCTTCTATTATTTTCTCGTCCTTTTCGTACTCGAGGCATAGTAGATGACCTCCTATTTTAGTTACCTCATAAAGCTTTGAAAGTACTTTTGATAATGACTCTACTTCGTGTAGTATAAGTGATGCCATGATAAAATCAATGCTTTCGTCTTCTAGAGATAACGCTTCAATAGTAGACTCAATGAGCTTGATATTTTGCAAATCTTCTTTGATAGCTTTTTCCGATATGACATTTAGCATACGGCTGTCAAAATCAAGAGCATAAACTGTTTCTTTAGTCTTTTTTGCCATAGGAATAGTAAAAAAACCAGAACCAGCACCAATATCCAGTAGAGTATGATTCTCATGTATAGGCATTTCATCTATCAGCATTTCAGGAGGAAGGAGTCTTTCTCTTTGCTTACTCTCTAAAAATGCAATTTTATTTAAAAACTTTTGATCTCCATCGTGCGATTTTTTTATATTATTCATATAAACCTCCTAATGATATATAATACAGAGTGTAAATATCTACAATTGTCTTAAAAAATTAAGCAGTATGATTCACTGCTTTAGTATTTTAAACATTAGCAACATCTAAAATAAGCTTTTCCTTAAGATATGTCACCATTTTTTCTTCTGCTTCTTGCATAGCAAGCTCAATTTTGCATAAGTTGTCTTCATTTAATTCGCAGGTAAATAATGCGTTACTACCTTCAATAGCTTGAATTACGTCATAAAAACTAATCTCAGATTTAGGTTTTCTTAGACTATACCCGCCATTGACTCCGGGTGAAGATTGAATAAGATTTGCTTTAACAAGCTGGGTTAATATTTTAGAAAGATAGGTAGGAGAAATGTTCATATGGCTTGCTAGTGGAGAAAGACTAAAGTTTTCCTTCCCATCCTGCGAAACAAAATAGGTCATTATATGCAAAGCATAATTTGTTGCTTTTGTATATTTCATGATTTTCCTCCAAGAAAGATATTACAGACTGCATTTATCTATAATTATAATCATAAGATTAATAACTGTCAATAAGTATTTAGTGATGAGAAAGGTAAACTATAGTAAAATAGATATACACAGCATTATAATATTTTTACCAAACAACAAAAATGATATCATAATGCTAATTTTGTGAGATGAGGAATTTTAAATATGAATGGAACACAAAGAACTAATATACAAATTGGATCAAAAGTTATGGTAGTACAAAAGCAAGACCAAAGAACAGGAAAATTAACTGAAGGGGTTGTTAAAAGAATCCTCACCAATTCAGCTAATCATCCTCATGGTATTAAGGTAATGCTAGAAAGTGGAATTGTAGGCAGAGTTAAAGAAATACTATAGCAAGAGGAGGAGTCTTTATGAGCAAAGATAGTAAAAGAACTATAAGAAGATTAATGCCAGATGATATGGATACCTATGTGGATATCTATCTCAATGCATATCCAGCAGGCAAGGATATTTCAAAGGAGTGTTACGAAAAATATTATAATCGCAATATGCAGTCACTACTAGAATATGAGCATGTGAATTTTTTTGGACTATTTGAAGATGATGAGCTTATATCGATTATGAAATTAATAGATTTTGATATTAATCTATTTGGTAAAATGAACAAGGCTACTGGGCTTATGTCTTTAGCAGTTCATCCACTTCATAAGAAAAAAGGCGTAGCTAGAGATATGGTGAAATTCTTTGAAGACTATACTATAAGCTCTGGTGGACTTTGCTCTATGCTTCTCCCCTTTAGGATAGAATACTATAGAAAAATGGGATATGGCTATGGAACAAAGCTAGACGAATATAGAATACCTACTTTGCAGCTTTCATCTTGCAAAGATATATCTAATCTAAGGCTGATAAAAAAAGATGAAATTGATAAAGTGATTTCTTGTTATTCGAACTTTGTAAGTAGCTATCATGGTGCAGTATGTAAATTTGAAGAGGAAATTAGAGAAATAAATGAAGACGATGAAACTAGAAGAATAGGTTATTTTGAAAATCAGGAATTAGAAGGCTATGCTGCATTTAGCTTTAAAAGAGATAGTGAAGTAAACTATACATTAAATTCGATAGTAGTATCAGAGCTAGTATATAGTGATGGCGAGGTTCTTAAGAAGTTATTAGCTGGACTTCGCATGCAAGCAGATTTGGCTCAAAATATCGTTATAAGAACTGGAGAAGCTGATTTTTATCATTTACTAGACTCGCCAGAGGATACCTCAAGCAATTATATTAACTACGGCTTCATCCAAACAAATATATCAGCTATGGGAAATATGTACAAAATACCTGATATAAAAAGCTTTGTAGAGAAAACCAGCTATAGAAAATTTCCAGTAGAAAATATAAAAATAGGCTTTACAGTTTATGATGAATTCAAAGGTGAAAATAATAGCTTTGCTATATTATTTAGTTCAGATGAATCGAATTTATATAGCTCTTGGAGCTTTGAAAGTGAGAATATTAATTCTGATTTAGAAATAAAAATTAAGCTATCAGACTTATCTGCATTATTTATGGGAAGCGCTGATTTTGCTTCTATGGTAAGGCTTGGAATAGTAAGCATAAGTGATAAAAACCTCACAGAAAAAGTAGATAGATTATTTCATTTGAATCAAAGACCATTTACAAACACTGACTATTAATATTAGAAAAAGAGTTACTTAAGTAACTCTTTTTTGTTTACATATTCTGTATAATTAAATCACAGTGACAATTTTGCTGATATGTATAAAAAAAGACTAAATATTTAAAAAATACTCAGTAACATTTTTGCTTTTTTATATTTATTATAAACCTGAGGGAGGTAGTAAGGCTAATGAAGAAAAAGATTATATTTTTTATAGTAATTCTTATATCAATCTTAATAATTATAATGATAAAAAATAATCAAAGTCTAAAAAAAGAGACTAGCAATTCCTTAGATTTAGGAGTTCCTATTCAAGTAGAAAATGTAGAGTTTGGGAATCTTACAAAATCTATACACTATACTGGCTTGATGGAATCTAAAAGTACAGTAAACATATCTTCAAAAATTACTGCAGAAATAAAAGATATATATGTAAATGAAGGAGACAGGGTAGAACAAGGAACTTTAATGGCAAAATTAGACGATAGTAAGCTTATAGCAAACAAAAAAACTTTAGAAAGCAAACTTAAAACCTTACAAATAAATTCAAGCTATCTTAGCCAAGAAGTTTCTGATTACTATACATCTAGTTCAGCAATATATAGCCTTGAAAAACTTGAATCAGAGATAACTTATCTAAATGATCAAAAAATGAAAATGAAAGCTTTGCTTGATGCAGGCGCAATTCCCAAAAATACTTATGATGAATTAGAGCAGAAGTCGCTTTCTATGGATATACAAAAAAATGAATTAAAATCTACAATAGATAATAATTATGAATCATTAGAAAATCAAAAAAATATGCTAAATAGTCAAATAGAAGAATTAAAAACTATGATAGATGAAATAGACATGACAATTAAAGATACTGAAATTAGAGCACCTTTGTCAGGGAATATTCGAGTTATAAATTATGAAAAGGGTGATTTAGCTATTGGAACAAAGCCATTTGTTACAATAGATGATAGAAATGAAATGAAAGTATTAGTTTCAGTTTCTGAAAAAGATTTATCTAATATTAAAGAAAATGGGAAAGTAAAGCTAGGGATTATTGGCAGGGGCTTGAATCTAGATGCTCAAATAACAAAGATTTCTTCATATATGAATAGTAAAACTAAAATGACAGATGTGGAAATTAATATTAATCAAGAAGAAATACTCGATGAACTTATTATAGGAAGTACAGTAGATGTGGAATTTGTAATAGAAGAAAGCGAAAATAGCCCTCTAATAAGCAAAGAAAGTTTAGTAAAACAAACAGATGCAACTTATGTCTATACAGTCAAAGACGGACTTGTTACAAAGAAACAAGTAGAAATAGGCATTGAAGTCAAAGATAAGGTTGCTATACTAAATGGAATTGAAACGGGAGAAAAAATTGCAATAAAAAATCTTAAAAATTTATATGATGGAGCCAAAGTATATATATACCAGGGAGAGGATAAAGAATGAAAATAGGACAAATTTCTATCAAATATAAATACTTTATTTTATCTTTGACCATTGCCATTTTATTATTTGGAACATATTCGAAAATGACTTTAAAATCTCAAATGTCTCCTGATACAAACTCTCCATCGGTTACTGTTCTTGCTCAATATCCAGGAGCTTCAGCGCAAGACGTTATAAATGATGTAATAGAACCCATTGAAAATGTTTTTGGAAGTTTAGATGGAATAAAAAATATTAAATCTATTGGCCAGGACAATGTAGCAATAATAAAACTAGATTTTAATTATGGTATAAATGTAGACCAAGCTGCGATTGATGTTCAAAATTCTCTGAGTCGTATTAAAAGTGAACTTCCAGCAAACTTACCTGAAGCAAAAGTATTGAAATTTAGCACTTCTGATAAACCAGTTGCAACAATAAGTCTAAGTAGTGATTCAGTAGACTTAAGAGAAATAAGACAAATTGCTGAAGAAAAAATTGCTTTTGATCTTCAGTTAATAGATGGAGTAGCTTCAGTTAGTTATTTTGGAGGAAATGAAACTCAAGTTGAAATTCAATTAGACCGTAGTCGTATGAATGCCCACGGAATTACAATAAATCAAATTAATAGCTCTCTATTAATGAATAACATAAAGGCTCCAGGGGGCAAGATTACAGATGATGGCAAAGAAGTTTTGGTTAGAATAGAAGATGAATTTAAAAACTTGGAAGATATAAAGAATTTAGGCATTAAGACAATAGACGGTAATAAAGTATACTTAAGCGATTTAGGAGAAGTGTACTTTAATACAGGAGATAAAGAAAGCGCATATGTATATAATGGTTCAGATGGAATCGCATTGATGATAACTAAAAAAAGTGATGCAAATACTATAGATGTCATAGATAACTTAAAAGAAAATATTACTGATTTAGAAAAGAAATATCCCTTTATAAATTTCGAAATCGCTCAAGATGATTCTATTTTTACTAATCAAATGATTAATAATATGACAATTAGTGTTTTGACAGCTCTTCTTTTCACTATGTTGATAATTGTTTTGTTTATAAAAAACATTAATCAATCTCTAGTTATTAGTGCATCCATGCCACTAGTATTTATGTCTACCCTAGGTCTAATGAAATTATCTGGCATGAAACTCGATATGGTAACGCTATCAGCTTTAATCCTTAGTATAGGATTTGTTGTAGATGGAGCCATAGTAGTTGTAGAAAATATAATGACACACTACAATAAAAGTAAAAATATTATTCAAGCAGCTATTGATGGAACAAATGAAATTGCCATGCCGAGTATTGCAGGTGCTACAACTACATTAATAGTGCTAATTCCACTTTTGTTTATTAAAGGATTTGTAGGAGAGATGTTTAGACCATTAGCAATGACGGTAATATTTGCTATTACTTCATCAATCGTAATTGCACTTATTGTTATACCCCTATTTACTGTTATGTTCCATAAATTTTCCTTTAAAAAAATTGAAAAAGCAATAGGCTATATTTCAGAACCATTTAACAAAATGATGGATAAAATTTTGGAAATATACATTATTCTTTTGAAAAAATCTTTAAGCAATAAATTGAAAATGCTTTTAATTATTGTTGTTCTAATGGGATTAAGTGGAAGCTTTATTGCAAGTAATGGTATAGAAATGTTGCCTAAGTTTGACGGAGGAACCACTTTTTTATCAATAGAGCTTGAGCCAGGAACAAAAGTAGAAGAAACACTGACAGTCGTAGATGATATAGAATCTTTTTTAGAATTAGAAAAAAATATTGAAAGTTACGATGTTCAAGTTGGATATGAAAAAAATAGTGCCATGATTGGAGACTTTGGCATTATGGGAACCAATCAAGCTCTATTTACAATTAATTTGCTCCCAAGAACAGATAGAAAAGAAACTATATGGTCGTTCCAAGAAAGGCTACGTTTTGAGTTGAAAAAAATTCCAGACATTGAAAGATTCGTAGTAAAAGAAAAAGGGGGTACTGCAACAAGTAGTTCTACTGCACCATTGGATATAAGAATATCTGGAGATGATGAAGAAGTCATCTATAAATTAGCTAGTAATTTTGAAGAAGAAGTAAAGAAAATTCAAGGAACAACTAATATATATAAAAGTGTAAACATGGATAATGATCAAATACTCATAAAAACAAATGAAGAGGAACTTAGAAGGCTAGGATTAAGTACAGCTGAAGTATCCAAACAGATTTATATAGCTCTAGAAGGTATTAATAGTACAACCATAAACACAGTAGATGCAAACAATATCGATGTAAAATTAATTTTTAAAGAGCAATATAGAAATGACATGGATGCTTTAAAAGATATTAATATTACATCACCTATAGGGGCAATAGTTCCACTAAGAGAGATAGCTGAATTTGAAAGTGGAAAAAGATCTAATATGATAACAAAAGAAAATTTAGAAAATACAATTGATATTTATGGATATATAGACAGCAGAGCTTATAGTCATGTTACATCTGATATTCAAAAACTTATTGATAAGTACCCAGTTCCTACTGACTATTCTATTAAGCTCAGCGGAGAAAGCTCAGATATGGGAGAGTCGATGAAAGATATGCTTTTTCTTCTAATATTAGCTATTATCTTTGTTTACTTGATACTGGTTCCTCAGTTTAAATCATTCATACATCCAATTACTATAATGGCATCAATACCTTTAGTCATTATAGGGATTGCTCCAGCTTTAGGATTGACAAATAAATATGTATCAATGCCTGTATTGTTAGGATTTATACTTCTTGCAGGAACAGTTGTAAATAATGCTATTTTAGTTATAGATCAAACTATACTAGCTAAAAAAACAGGATTATCAACTAATGAAGCCTTAATTTCCGCAATCACAGTGAGATATAGACCTATTATGATGACAGCATTATCAGATGTTGTTGGAATGCTTCCTTTAGCTATGCAGTTAGCTTTGGGTTCAGAAAGATTTTCTCCATTAGCAGTTACAATAATAGGAGGTATCTTGTCAGCTACATTCTTGACATTAATAGTTATTCCTGTACTTTTTGCAGGCTTTGAAGAAATAAAAGAGAAATTTGTTGAATAATTAAAATTATATTAAGTGATTTTGGGTATAATAGTTAAAGGAAAACGGTTGCATAAAAAAAGAAGTTTGGGAGGCATTTATGGTTGAATGCAATAACTATAAACAGCTA
This is a stretch of genomic DNA from Acetoanaerobium sticklandii. It encodes these proteins:
- a CDS encoding efflux RND transporter permease subunit; translation: MKIGQISIKYKYFILSLTIAILLFGTYSKMTLKSQMSPDTNSPSVTVLAQYPGASAQDVINDVIEPIENVFGSLDGIKNIKSIGQDNVAIIKLDFNYGINVDQAAIDVQNSLSRIKSELPANLPEAKVLKFSTSDKPVATISLSSDSVDLREIRQIAEEKIAFDLQLIDGVASVSYFGGNETQVEIQLDRSRMNAHGITINQINSSLLMNNIKAPGGKITDDGKEVLVRIEDEFKNLEDIKNLGIKTIDGNKVYLSDLGEVYFNTGDKESAYVYNGSDGIALMITKKSDANTIDVIDNLKENITDLEKKYPFINFEIAQDDSIFTNQMINNMTISVLTALLFTMLIIVLFIKNINQSLVISASMPLVFMSTLGLMKLSGMKLDMVTLSALILSIGFVVDGAIVVVENIMTHYNKSKNIIQAAIDGTNEIAMPSIAGATTTLIVLIPLLFIKGFVGEMFRPLAMTVIFAITSSIVIALIVIPLFTVMFHKFSFKKIEKAIGYISEPFNKMMDKILEIYIILLKKSLSNKLKMLLIIVVLMGLSGSFIASNGIEMLPKFDGGTTFLSIELEPGTKVEETLTVVDDIESFLELEKNIESYDVQVGYEKNSAMIGDFGIMGTNQALFTINLLPRTDRKETIWSFQERLRFELKKIPDIERFVVKEKGGTATSSSTAPLDIRISGDDEEVIYKLASNFEEEVKKIQGTTNIYKSVNMDNDQILIKTNEEELRRLGLSTAEVSKQIYIALEGINSTTINTVDANNIDVKLIFKEQYRNDMDALKDINITSPIGAIVPLREIAEFESGKRSNMITKENLENTIDIYGYIDSRAYSHVTSDIQKLIDKYPVPTDYSIKLSGESSDMGESMKDMLFLLILAIIFVYLILVPQFKSFIHPITIMASIPLVIIGIAPALGLTNKYVSMPVLLGFILLAGTVVNNAILVIDQTILAKKTGLSTNEALISAITVRYRPIMMTALSDVVGMLPLAMQLALGSERFSPLAVTIIGGILSATFLTLIVIPVLFAGFEEIKEKFVE
- a CDS encoding YwbE family protein, translating into MNGTQRTNIQIGSKVMVVQKQDQRTGKLTEGVVKRILTNSANHPHGIKVMLESGIVGRVKEIL
- a CDS encoding class I SAM-dependent methyltransferase; translated protein: MNNIKKSHDGDQKFLNKIAFLESKQRERLLPPEMLIDEMPIHENHTLLDIGAGSGFFTIPMAKKTKETVYALDFDSRMLNVISEKAIKEDLQNIKLIESTIEALSLEDESIDFIMASLILHEVESLSKVLSKLYEVTKIGGHLLCLEYEKDEKIIEGPPMDIRISSTDLEQSLLNSGFKSTKITRINDSIYTILAKK
- a CDS encoding efflux RND transporter periplasmic adaptor subunit; protein product: MKKKIIFFIVILISILIIIMIKNNQSLKKETSNSLDLGVPIQVENVEFGNLTKSIHYTGLMESKSTVNISSKITAEIKDIYVNEGDRVEQGTLMAKLDDSKLIANKKTLESKLKTLQINSSYLSQEVSDYYTSSSAIYSLEKLESEITYLNDQKMKMKALLDAGAIPKNTYDELEQKSLSMDIQKNELKSTIDNNYESLENQKNMLNSQIEELKTMIDEIDMTIKDTEIRAPLSGNIRVINYEKGDLAIGTKPFVTIDDRNEMKVLVSVSEKDLSNIKENGKVKLGIIGRGLNLDAQITKISSYMNSKTKMTDVEININQEEILDELIIGSTVDVEFVIEESENSPLISKESLVKQTDATYVYTVKDGLVTKKQVEIGIEVKDKVAILNGIETGEKIAIKNLKNLYDGAKVYIYQGEDKE
- a CDS encoding TldD/PmbA family protein, which produces MLDQRLVHDVLTAALSFGGDFAEIFVEDRLDNTIGMIEGKIERSLTGRTGGVGIRIFNGFNSVYTYSHKKDRDTLIKLAQNASKSLKGLPQNLNIDFVMENPSVVHPVMISPQDVEKSVKIELMRKAHESASSYSNLIHQVRVNYLDYTQNVLIANSNGKFVQDSRTRTRFIVNSVAKRDEKMEHGMIGKGSGKGFELYDEISVEDIANEASRVAITMLDAKSAPSGKFPVVLDNKFGGVIFHEACGHGLEATSVAKGNSVYAGKLGEQIASTVVSAVDDGTVQNEWGSLSFDDEGNKTTRNLLIENGILKNYMVDELNARRMNMPATGSCRRESYKFAPTSRMTNTYILNGNSKFEDMISSIDYGIYAKYLGGGSVNTATGEFNFAVQEAYLVKNGKIEEPIKGATLIGTGLDVLKKIEMVSDNFDSGEGMCGSVSGSIPAGLGQPALKVSEITVGGKE
- a CDS encoding RrF2 family transcriptional regulator, giving the protein MKYTKATNYALHIMTYFVSQDGKENFSLSPLASHMNISPTYLSKILTQLVKANLIQSSPGVNGGYSLRKPKSEISFYDVIQAIEGSNALFTCELNEDNLCKIELAMQEAEEKMVTYLKEKLILDVANV
- a CDS encoding AraC family transcriptional regulator is translated as MDTLTSMNKALEYIEENLTDELDYSQISKIAFCSEYHFKRMFSFLAGISLSEYIRRRRLTLAASELKNKNLRIIDIAVKYGYISADSFSRAFQNLHGILPSEARKEDAQIKAYPKMTFQLSIKGGNEMNYKIVEKQSFKIVGFKKRVSMVFKGINPEIADMTSLLTPEIIKQLKSISNVEPLGIISASTNFSEERMEGKGELDHYIGVASNSDDTASFDVLNVNSGTWAVFEAIGPFPETLQDVWGRIYSEWFPSSGYETVIGPEILWNENPDTGNPKYKSQIWIPVRKKA
- a CDS encoding GNAT family N-acetyltransferase is translated as MSKDSKRTIRRLMPDDMDTYVDIYLNAYPAGKDISKECYEKYYNRNMQSLLEYEHVNFFGLFEDDELISIMKLIDFDINLFGKMNKATGLMSLAVHPLHKKKGVARDMVKFFEDYTISSGGLCSMLLPFRIEYYRKMGYGYGTKLDEYRIPTLQLSSCKDISNLRLIKKDEIDKVISCYSNFVSSYHGAVCKFEEEIREINEDDETRRIGYFENQELEGYAAFSFKRDSEVNYTLNSIVVSELVYSDGEVLKKLLAGLRMQADLAQNIVIRTGEADFYHLLDSPEDTSSNYINYGFIQTNISAMGNMYKIPDIKSFVEKTSYRKFPVENIKIGFTVYDEFKGENNSFAILFSSDESNLYSSWSFESENINSDLEIKIKLSDLSALFMGSADFASMVRLGIVSISDKNLTEKVDRLFHLNQRPFTNTDY
- a CDS encoding dipeptidase is translated as MKYIDMHCDTILTVPDDGSSELLINNPKASVDFDRLRQSDAMAQFYAIFLMNEEMFKEEGKKYIPDDEYILRSVNMLKEAVKNTNYMEMAYNYNDLMNNSSNDKISALLTIEDGRSATSIEKIKRYHDLGIRLITLTWNFENSIGYPNSDDKTIMQKGLKNYGFKAVEYMNEIGMLVDVSHLSDGGFYDVASIAKKPFVASHSNSRALSPHNRNLTDEMIKIIAEKGGAIGLNFAPEFLAKDITNTHSKIELMINHLNYIKNIGGEDVIALGSDFDGIQGNLEISGSHEMPKLFDALKNNGWSETQLEKLTQKNMLRVIKETLK